Proteins from a genomic interval of Treponema brennaborense DSM 12168:
- a CDS encoding FmdB family zinc ribbon protein, which produces MPTYEYECESCGKRFEAFQKMSDAALTECPGCGKRVRRVLSAGIGISFQGKGFYVNDSHSGENHNCGGSCPNCSHS; this is translated from the coding sequence ATGCCTACGTATGAATACGAATGTGAATCTTGCGGAAAACGCTTTGAAGCGTTTCAGAAAATGTCCGACGCCGCACTTACCGAATGCCCCGGCTGCGGCAAACGCGTGCGGCGCGTGTTGAGCGCCGGAATAGGTATTTCCTTTCAGGGAAAAGGTTTCTACGTGAACGATTCCCATTCCGGCGAAAATCACAACTGCGGCGGTTCGTGCCCGAATTGCAGCCATTCGTAA
- the rodA gene encoding rod shape-determining protein RodA, translated as MKLHFLSLFDFILFFCVLLLTGFGIAFIYSSGINSSGISVSNEYIKQLIFAGTGIILMITTAVLDYRKFMRHAPKFFIGLVVILLYTVFFGKYVNGARSWLGIGDLGIQPSEFCKIIYIIFLAWYLERSDSVAPRRRFIWSLCIMLVPLLLILLQPDLGTASVYIPIFLVMCFMAGIPVRYLMMVFCAGLLTVVFTVLPVWEAEIARRSIPWIKIFTNDRIRFIIIIAAGSISLIGIIGNALFKNKYYYWIAYAFGIITFALAASIAAAHVLKPYQIKRLIVFIDPNCDPLGAGWNIIQSKVAIGSGNLFGQGFLNGTQSHYRFLPQQSTDFIFSILSEEWGFLGSAVVFFVYFIMLFRIIVIIRNTKNLYGYYISSGILAMFFFHFVVNVGMVMGIMPITGIPLLFLSYGGSSLWTGMICVGLLMSINFRQMNFSY; from the coding sequence ATGAAGTTGCATTTTTTGTCGTTATTCGATTTTATTCTCTTTTTCTGCGTACTGCTTTTGACCGGATTCGGAATTGCGTTCATTTATTCGTCCGGTATCAACTCGTCCGGAATTTCGGTTTCAAACGAATATATCAAGCAGCTTATCTTTGCCGGTACGGGCATTATCCTGATGATCACGACTGCCGTACTCGATTATCGGAAATTCATGCGGCACGCGCCCAAGTTTTTTATCGGTCTCGTTGTGATTCTGCTTTATACGGTTTTTTTCGGTAAATACGTCAACGGTGCGCGCAGCTGGCTCGGTATCGGCGACTTGGGAATTCAGCCGTCCGAATTCTGTAAAATCATTTATATCATTTTTCTTGCATGGTATCTTGAACGTTCGGACAGCGTGGCGCCGCGACGGCGTTTTATTTGGTCCTTGTGCATCATGCTCGTTCCGCTGTTGTTGATTTTGCTTCAGCCGGATTTGGGCACCGCAAGCGTGTATATTCCGATTTTTCTGGTCATGTGTTTTATGGCGGGAATTCCGGTCAGATATCTGATGATGGTTTTCTGCGCCGGTCTGCTGACCGTCGTTTTTACCGTACTTCCGGTTTGGGAAGCGGAAATTGCGCGGCGTTCCATTCCATGGATAAAGATTTTTACGAACGACCGGATCAGATTTATCATTATTATTGCTGCCGGAAGTATCAGTCTGATCGGGATTATCGGAAACGCGCTGTTCAAAAACAAGTATTACTACTGGATTGCCTATGCGTTCGGTATCATTACGTTTGCGCTTGCCGCGTCCATTGCAGCCGCGCACGTACTGAAACCGTATCAGATTAAACGTTTGATCGTGTTTATCGATCCGAATTGCGATCCGCTCGGCGCGGGTTGGAATATCATTCAGTCAAAGGTTGCAATCGGTTCCGGCAACTTGTTCGGGCAGGGGTTCCTGAACGGTACTCAAAGTCATTATCGGTTTTTGCCGCAGCAAAGTACGGATTTCATTTTCAGTATTCTGTCGGAGGAATGGGGCTTTTTGGGCAGCGCCGTCGTTTTTTTTGTGTATTTTATTATGTTGTTTCGGATAATCGTAATCATAAGAAATACGAAAAACTTGTACGGCTATTATATTTCATCCGGTATTCTGGCAATGTTCTTTTTTCATTTTGTAGTAAACGTCGGTATGGTCATGGGAATTATGCCTATAACCGGTATTCCGCTGTTGTTTTTGTCGTACGGTGGATCGTCGCTGTGGACGGGAATGATTTGCGTCGGTCTTTTGATGAGCATCAATTTTCGGCAAATGAATTTTTCTTATTAA
- a CDS encoding VIT1/CCC1 transporter family protein — MKTQAGQLKPSTLKFLTAMQINEETESVIYGNVARTVKDEHNRNVLLKIAAEEKKHADIWARITGKTVKPQKGKIFRYTVLSKLFGFTFALKLMEKGENGASGKYESIKDEVPEALSIAAEEDRHERELIDILDEERLQYVGSMVLGLSDALVELTGTLAGLTFALQNNRLVALSGLITGISATLSMTSSEYLSARSEGHKNPLKSSLYTGIVYLVTVACLVLPYLVLPADAFVPAIVILLTVVVLIILGFTYYISVAKDLPFGRRFGEMAGISLSVAAVSFGIGLLVKQFLGIDV; from the coding sequence ATGAAAACACAAGCCGGACAGCTCAAGCCGTCCACGCTCAAGTTTTTGACGGCGATGCAGATAAATGAAGAAACAGAATCCGTCATATACGGCAACGTTGCCCGAACGGTCAAAGACGAACACAACAGAAACGTTCTGCTGAAAATAGCCGCGGAAGAAAAAAAACACGCCGATATTTGGGCGCGTATCACCGGTAAAACCGTAAAACCCCAAAAGGGAAAAATCTTCCGGTACACCGTGCTCAGCAAACTGTTCGGTTTTACGTTCGCACTGAAACTGATGGAAAAAGGTGAGAACGGCGCATCCGGAAAATATGAAAGTATCAAAGATGAAGTTCCCGAAGCGCTCTCGATTGCCGCGGAAGAAGACCGGCACGAACGGGAATTGATCGATATTCTGGATGAAGAACGTCTGCAGTACGTCGGCTCTATGGTACTCGGGCTGAGCGACGCGCTCGTTGAATTGACCGGCACGCTCGCCGGCCTTACGTTCGCGCTGCAGAACAACCGGCTGGTCGCGCTTTCGGGACTGATCACCGGCATTTCGGCAACTTTGTCCATGACGTCGAGCGAATACCTTTCGGCACGTTCCGAAGGACACAAAAATCCGCTGAAATCATCCCTTTACACGGGAATCGTGTATCTGGTAACCGTTGCGTGTCTGGTACTTCCGTATCTCGTACTGCCGGCGGATGCGTTCGTTCCGGCAATCGTCATTCTGCTGACGGTCGTCGTTCTGATCATTTTGGGATTTACGTACTACATTTCGGTTGCAAAAGATCTGCCGTTCGGCAGACGGTTCGGAGAAATGGCCGGAATCAGTTTATCGGTCGCTGCCGTTTCGTTCGGTATCGGCTTGCTGGTCAAGCAGTTCCTCGGAATCGACGTATAG
- the mreC gene encoding rod shape-determining protein MreC, whose translation MAQRKRLHFRLPLFVFVFLVILSGTMLALSSGGFIVDFKTLGFTVFSSMQKGVSAVGNGIKGAVSAVNEIRVLRKEYERLTEQLHNYEYMQQANADMRKENERLREQLGFTEQFEYTNFPAQIIGRDPNSQYSALTISKGSRHGIRKNMPVIAVQNGTVGLVGKIISVGYVTSLVMPVYDYDCNVSARIQKTRDVGIVSGLGSGDLPLSMEYIKKRVLAELQYGDIIVTSGENENYLKDIAIGSISRITVQDYDSSLNIELTPIIDFARLETVIVVDMKGVAE comes from the coding sequence ATGGCTCAACGAAAACGCTTGCATTTCCGTCTTCCGCTGTTCGTCTTCGTTTTTCTGGTGATTTTATCGGGAACGATGCTCGCGCTGTCGTCGGGCGGATTTATCGTCGATTTTAAGACTCTCGGATTTACCGTATTCTCCTCGATGCAAAAAGGCGTCAGTGCCGTGGGAAACGGCATTAAGGGTGCCGTTTCAGCGGTAAACGAGATTCGCGTGCTGCGTAAGGAATACGAACGGCTGACAGAGCAGCTGCATAATTACGAATACATGCAGCAAGCCAACGCCGATATGAGAAAGGAAAACGAGCGGTTGCGCGAACAGCTCGGCTTTACCGAACAATTTGAATATACCAATTTTCCGGCTCAGATTATCGGGCGTGATCCGAACAGTCAATACTCGGCGCTGACGATCAGTAAGGGCAGCAGGCACGGCATCAGAAAAAATATGCCGGTTATCGCGGTGCAGAACGGAACGGTCGGCCTCGTGGGCAAAATAATCAGCGTCGGTTACGTGACGAGTCTGGTGATGCCGGTGTACGACTACGACTGCAACGTTTCGGCTCGTATTCAGAAGACGCGGGACGTCGGGATAGTCAGCGGTTTGGGATCGGGAGATCTCCCGTTGTCGATGGAATATATTAAAAAACGCGTTCTCGCCGAATTGCAGTACGGCGATATCATCGTTACGTCCGGTGAAAACGAGAATTATCTGAAAGATATTGCCATCGGTTCCATATCCCGGATAACGGTGCAGGATTATGATTCTTCCCTGAACATAGAACTGACGCCGATAATCGATTTTGCCCGTCTTGAAACGGTGATCGTCGTCGATATGAAAGGAGTTGCCGAATGA
- a CDS encoding HAD family hydrolase — MIKAVIFDYGNVISVTQTGDYTKEMEAMTGVPAAVFKTVYDRFRFEFDRGTITGAQMYAQLLEAEGYRELAANTELMSKIALLDMQSWRPFHQDVTEWGLGLQKQGFKLGILSNMPCEFLACYGKDIPLFTAADYACFSCNVRLIKPEPAIYHDALAGLNVQPEEAVFFDDIAENIKAAQNLGIHGCLWTGLEQGKTDFNRLVETYGSYHREA, encoded by the coding sequence ATGATAAAAGCAGTCATTTTCGATTACGGGAACGTGATTTCGGTAACGCAAACCGGAGATTATACGAAAGAAATGGAAGCAATGACCGGTGTTCCGGCCGCCGTATTTAAAACCGTGTACGACCGATTTCGCTTTGAATTCGACCGCGGTACGATTACCGGCGCGCAGATGTACGCCCAATTGCTTGAAGCGGAAGGTTACCGCGAATTGGCGGCAAATACCGAGCTCATGAGCAAAATCGCATTGCTCGACATGCAAAGTTGGCGGCCGTTTCACCAGGACGTAACGGAATGGGGCCTCGGTCTGCAAAAACAGGGTTTCAAGCTCGGAATTCTATCGAACATGCCGTGCGAATTTCTGGCCTGTTACGGAAAAGACATTCCGTTGTTTACCGCCGCCGACTACGCCTGTTTTTCCTGCAACGTCCGTCTCATCAAACCGGAACCCGCAATTTATCACGATGCGCTTGCAGGTTTGAACGTTCAACCCGAAGAAGCCGTTTTTTTCGACGACATCGCCGAAAATATCAAGGCCGCTCAAAACCTCGGAATACACGGATGCCTGTGGACCGGACTTGAACAAGGAAAAACGGATTTCAATCGCTTAGTGGAAACGTACGGCTCATATCACCGCGAGGCATGA
- the mreD gene encoding rod shape-determining protein MreD has product MIRAFVSSLFLLLLCALVETALLSNIMLLPAVPDLLLITVLFVSVYNGSLLGETAGFCSGLFLDFLSAAPLGLNCLLRTVIGFAAGLFHKSLNVSGFMIPAVLGFIATVFKALLLYVVSFFFPNGVIAYDLFSAAFVFELTVNTLLTPAVFAFLRLFASLCAEKTL; this is encoded by the coding sequence ATGATCCGGGCTTTCGTTTCAAGTCTTTTCCTGCTGCTGCTGTGCGCGCTCGTTGAAACGGCGCTGCTTTCAAATATCATGCTGCTGCCGGCTGTTCCCGATTTATTGCTGATTACCGTTTTGTTCGTTTCGGTGTACAACGGTTCGTTGCTCGGTGAGACGGCCGGATTTTGTTCAGGACTTTTTCTTGATTTTTTAAGCGCCGCTCCGCTCGGATTGAATTGCCTGCTGCGGACGGTGATCGGTTTTGCGGCGGGCCTGTTTCACAAATCATTGAACGTTTCCGGTTTTATGATTCCGGCCGTCCTCGGATTTATCGCAACCGTTTTCAAGGCGCTGCTGCTGTACGTCGTTTCGTTCTTTTTTCCGAACGGAGTTATTGCGTACGATCTGTTTTCAGCAGCGTTCGTATTTGAACTGACCGTGAATACGCTGCTGACGCCGGCCGTCTTTGCCTTTTTACGGTTGTTTGCTTCCCTCTGTGCGGAGAAAACACTGTAA
- the mfd gene encoding transcription-repair coupling factor, with product MNTLLSNSLQETVHHWDSVGSAVRLFSSDSAVFPYELEGVQGSLYAFLIAEYAAANPGATIVIIVPNEKDAQDFELDLSAAAPGVSVEKLSWWGMVPYRTVPRGSSVFGERAALLAKLAARREKAIQTAVPPSGTSNSADTAIFIVTQRALQTPVPPPDYVESLLFRIRKGDSFDPAAIAERLSAQGYTRVPRVTVRGEFTLRGEVLDIFMPGQQCAHRIVFDFDTVEQIKTFDPEMQNSLETLGELLIYPMKEVVWTDEFAHKLETVLRTSNEYAPVKTNVLTEDGKNPEDVYSAAADKLIGELLIQRESEGEELFYSLLFDRAHSILDYLDARATVFFFDYDRLDNAQESFEREYTGLYRKARVVQPVPPPQQLLFKFGELVPVHEKRVLFRTLHTNVVEQATQEKTGKRRLFFEADPPRSFFGNINYLKESIASLVADGWTIYIYADSENQSLRVKELLKDFADKPVVVVPEALSAGFGIPALKVLVVQENEIFGRRKHIPKSVKHVKSAVIDTFVELNPGDYVVHVNYGIGLFKGIERVKAMGNERDYIKLEYDDEEIVFIPIEQVNLVQRYIGNEGCAPRLDRLGSKSWENRKNKVKKSVEDIAQKLIDLYSRRKAARGFPFPKDTEWQTAFEAAFPYDETDDQLTVTAEVKADMEKPVPMDRLICGDVGYGKTEVAMRAAFKAVMGGKQVAFLAPTTILAEQHYETCTERFENFPVRIAHMSRFVSKAEQKNILEKLKTGGVDILVGTHRIIQKDVIFKELGLMIIDEEQRFGVKDKERLKELKTNIDSLAMSATPIPRTLHMSLLKIRDMSLLTTPPQNRQPIETVIDSYNDDRVATAIRREAERGGQVFYLHNRVETLEETRIKLEQLVPEMLVDTAHGQMSAGELDDIFRRFKMGGFHVLVATTIIENGIDIPNVNTIIIDRADMYGVSQLYQLRGRVGRSDRKAYAYLLYPENKALSEIAMKRLQVISDFTELGSGFKIAMKDMEIRGAGNLLGKDQSGEMYSVGFDLYLRLLEEAVQRLTNDHYEAENEVLLELEYTGFIPDSYITNPQTKMEIYKKISGIANRDELERMYGELQDRFGPIPDEVSSLLSLAEIRIICKKLHIATLRERGGKVNIEFAQVSGISVEKVLRLIKESGGRVKLDAARPNVLLLEIGKIGLKEKSEFIREKLETLLA from the coding sequence ATGAATACATTATTATCAAATTCTTTGCAAGAGACAGTTCATCACTGGGACAGCGTCGGTTCAGCCGTACGGTTGTTTTCTTCCGATTCGGCCGTTTTTCCATACGAATTGGAAGGCGTACAGGGAAGTCTGTACGCGTTTTTAATCGCCGAATACGCCGCTGCGAATCCGGGTGCAACGATAGTCATCATCGTGCCGAATGAAAAGGACGCGCAGGATTTTGAACTCGACTTGTCGGCCGCCGCCCCCGGCGTATCAGTGGAAAAACTGTCCTGGTGGGGAATGGTGCCGTATCGAACAGTGCCGCGCGGATCGTCCGTATTCGGCGAACGGGCGGCGCTGCTGGCAAAACTTGCCGCACGCCGTGAAAAAGCTATACAAACGGCCGTACCGCCGTCTGGCACTTCAAATTCTGCCGATACGGCAATTTTTATCGTGACACAGCGCGCGCTTCAGACACCGGTGCCGCCGCCTGACTACGTAGAATCGCTGCTTTTCCGCATAAGAAAAGGGGACAGTTTTGACCCCGCGGCGATCGCGGAACGCTTGTCCGCCCAAGGATACACCAGAGTTCCGCGCGTTACCGTCCGCGGTGAGTTCACGCTGCGCGGAGAAGTACTCGATATTTTCATGCCCGGACAACAGTGCGCGCACCGGATCGTATTCGATTTCGACACGGTGGAACAGATTAAAACTTTCGACCCGGAAATGCAGAATTCGCTAGAAACGCTCGGCGAACTGTTGATTTATCCGATGAAAGAAGTCGTCTGGACGGACGAGTTTGCCCACAAACTTGAAACGGTTCTGCGTACGTCGAACGAATACGCACCGGTTAAAACGAACGTCCTGACCGAAGACGGCAAAAATCCGGAAGACGTTTATTCGGCAGCGGCGGACAAACTGATCGGTGAACTGCTGATTCAGCGGGAGAGTGAAGGCGAAGAGCTGTTTTATTCGCTGCTGTTCGACCGCGCCCATTCGATTCTCGACTATCTGGACGCACGGGCGACGGTGTTTTTCTTCGATTACGACCGGCTCGACAATGCGCAGGAAAGTTTCGAGCGCGAATATACAGGTTTGTACCGCAAAGCCCGCGTCGTGCAGCCCGTGCCGCCGCCGCAGCAGCTCTTATTCAAATTCGGAGAACTCGTGCCCGTTCACGAAAAACGGGTACTGTTCAGAACGCTCCATACGAACGTCGTCGAACAGGCGACGCAGGAAAAAACGGGCAAACGGCGGCTCTTTTTTGAAGCCGATCCGCCCAGAAGTTTTTTCGGCAACATCAACTATCTGAAAGAATCGATCGCGTCGCTCGTCGCCGACGGCTGGACCATCTATATTTACGCAGACAGCGAAAACCAGTCGCTGCGCGTCAAAGAACTGCTCAAGGATTTTGCCGACAAACCGGTCGTCGTCGTTCCCGAAGCGCTTTCGGCCGGGTTCGGCATACCTGCGCTCAAAGTGCTCGTCGTTCAGGAAAACGAAATATTCGGACGGCGCAAACATATTCCCAAATCGGTCAAACACGTTAAAAGCGCCGTCATCGACACGTTCGTAGAACTCAATCCGGGCGATTACGTCGTGCACGTCAATTACGGCATCGGGCTGTTTAAAGGCATCGAGCGCGTTAAAGCGATGGGAAACGAACGCGATTATATCAAACTCGAATACGACGATGAAGAAATCGTTTTTATCCCGATCGAGCAGGTCAACCTGGTTCAGCGTTACATCGGCAACGAAGGCTGCGCGCCGCGGCTCGACCGGCTCGGCTCAAAAAGCTGGGAAAACCGTAAAAATAAAGTCAAAAAATCGGTCGAAGACATTGCGCAAAAACTGATCGACTTATATTCGCGGCGCAAAGCGGCACGCGGGTTTCCGTTTCCCAAAGATACCGAGTGGCAGACGGCGTTCGAAGCGGCGTTTCCGTACGACGAAACCGACGATCAGCTTACCGTAACGGCGGAAGTTAAAGCCGACATGGAAAAACCCGTTCCGATGGACAGGCTCATATGCGGAGACGTCGGCTACGGAAAAACGGAAGTCGCCATGCGAGCCGCGTTCAAGGCCGTCATGGGCGGAAAACAAGTGGCGTTTCTCGCGCCGACGACGATTCTTGCCGAGCAGCATTACGAAACCTGCACCGAACGCTTTGAAAACTTTCCCGTCAGAATCGCTCACATGTCGCGCTTCGTCTCCAAAGCCGAACAGAAAAATATCCTTGAAAAGCTCAAAACCGGCGGCGTCGATATTTTGGTGGGAACGCACCGTATCATTCAAAAAGACGTAATTTTTAAAGAGCTCGGCCTGATGATCATAGACGAAGAGCAGCGATTCGGCGTCAAGGACAAAGAACGGCTCAAGGAACTGAAAACCAACATCGACTCGCTGGCCATGAGCGCGACGCCCATACCGCGAACGCTGCACATGAGTCTGCTGAAAATCCGCGACATGAGTCTGCTCACCACGCCGCCGCAAAACCGGCAGCCGATCGAAACCGTCATCGACAGCTATAACGACGATCGCGTCGCCACCGCTATCAGACGTGAAGCAGAACGCGGCGGACAGGTGTTCTATCTGCACAATCGCGTTGAAACGCTTGAAGAAACGCGCATAAAGCTGGAACAGTTGGTTCCCGAAATGCTCGTAGACACGGCGCACGGCCAAATGAGCGCGGGCGAACTTGACGACATATTCCGCCGCTTCAAAATGGGCGGTTTTCACGTACTCGTGGCGACGACGATTATCGAAAACGGTATCGACATTCCGAACGTCAACACGATAATCATCGACCGCGCCGACATGTACGGAGTGTCGCAGTTGTACCAGCTGCGCGGACGGGTAGGCCGCAGCGACCGCAAAGCGTACGCGTACCTGCTGTATCCTGAAAACAAAGCGCTCTCCGAAATCGCCATGAAGCGGCTGCAGGTTATCAGCGACTTTACGGAACTCGGGTCAGGATTCAAAATCGCCATGAAAGATATGGAAATCCGCGGCGCAGGCAATCTGCTGGGAAAAGATCAATCCGGCGAAATGTATTCGGTCGGATTCGACTTGTACCTGCGGTTGCTTGAAGAAGCGGTACAGCGGCTCACGAACGATCATTACGAAGCGGAAAACGAAGTGCTGCTTGAACTCGAATATACCGGATTCATTCCCGATTCGTATATTACCAATCCGCAGACGAAAATGGAGATTTACAAAAAGATTTCCGGCATTGCAAATCGCGACGAGCTTGAACGGATGTACGGAGAATTGCAGGATCGGTTCGGCCCGATTCCGGACGAGGTTTCGAGTCTGCTGTCGCTCGCCGAAATCAGGATTATCTGCAAAAAACTGCACATCGCCACGCTCAGGGAACGCGGCGGAAAGGTCAACATCGAATTCGCGCAAGTGTCCGGTATTTCGGTTGAAAAAGTGTTGCGGCTCATCAAGGAAAGCGGCGGCCGTGTAAAATTGGACGCAGCCCGCCCGAACGTATTGCTGCTTGAAATCGGTAAAATCGGATTAAAAGAAAAGAGTGAGTTTATCCGCGAAAAACTGGAAACATTGCTTGCATAA
- the mrdA gene encoding penicillin-binding protein 2: protein MRVNDLRDKSGRSLKKDPKLWILGTMITVLFAVYTMKLFSMQVLEGAVYRKQSESISSRMKTIPAQRGEIYDRNATLPMVVNTDSFAVDLIPGEIPADKYDTVASKLAALLGIDKTVIDTKIPKNLRRSYTSVEIKSSVPFGIISDIAENSTDLPGVSWRSKPIRNYVETGSVSHIIGYVGDITREELKVLYNQGYTNTSIIGKTGIEKQYDLLLQGKSGTESTTVDARGRLLSDALTVRTPEMGKNLVLTLDLKIQELAEKALGTRVGAVVVLKPASGEILAMVSYPYFDSNLFSAEDSSAEYAKVAAAKNNPLLNRAVNAAYPPASTFKVIMSTAMLAENAFPQDKVIECTGLLKYGDRTFHCHIGPPGHGYMDLKNGLAQSCNVYYWTIGRDYLGIDLISSYAKEFGLGQPLDIDLPSQSAGFIPTAHWKERRYHEKWLGGDTMSTSIGQGYTLVTPLHMADAVAMVVNEGKIYKPHLLKEVRDPVTNDVISRVEPEVLHESSIDSSVWNTVQADMRYTVTDGTVQFPLNNKVVQIAGKSGTGEVAQYKNQWHSWFIAYAPYDAPPEDAVVTAVLVEAVNQWEWWAPYATNIIMQGIFANQSYEEAIDALGFRYLTRPVGRQE, encoded by the coding sequence ATGCGCGTAAACGATTTGCGGGATAAATCGGGGCGGTCGCTGAAAAAAGATCCGAAGCTGTGGATTTTGGGAACGATGATAACGGTATTGTTCGCCGTGTATACGATGAAACTGTTTTCAATGCAGGTGCTTGAAGGCGCCGTGTACCGCAAACAGTCCGAATCCATTTCCAGCCGGATGAAAACGATACCGGCTCAGCGCGGAGAAATTTACGACCGGAACGCGACGCTGCCGATGGTCGTAAATACCGATTCGTTCGCCGTGGACTTGATTCCCGGTGAAATTCCGGCGGATAAATACGATACGGTTGCCTCGAAGCTTGCCGCGCTGCTCGGAATCGACAAGACGGTGATTGATACGAAAATCCCGAAGAATTTGCGGCGTTCGTACACATCCGTTGAAATAAAGTCGAGCGTTCCGTTCGGCATCATTTCCGATATTGCGGAAAACAGCACCGATCTGCCCGGTGTTTCATGGAGATCCAAGCCGATCAGAAACTACGTTGAAACGGGTTCCGTGTCGCATATTATCGGCTACGTCGGCGATATTACCCGTGAAGAGCTGAAAGTTCTGTACAATCAGGGCTATACGAATACGAGCATTATCGGCAAAACCGGTATCGAAAAACAATACGATTTGCTGTTGCAGGGGAAATCGGGCACCGAATCTACGACGGTTGACGCGCGCGGCCGCTTGCTTTCGGATGCGCTGACCGTTCGGACACCCGAAATGGGTAAAAATCTGGTACTGACGCTTGACTTGAAAATTCAGGAATTGGCTGAAAAGGCACTCGGCACCCGTGTCGGTGCGGTGGTCGTGCTGAAGCCCGCTTCGGGTGAAATACTCGCGATGGTTTCGTATCCGTATTTTGATTCCAATCTGTTCAGTGCGGAAGATTCTTCCGCTGAATATGCAAAGGTCGCCGCGGCTAAAAACAATCCGCTGCTCAATCGCGCGGTGAACGCCGCGTATCCGCCTGCATCGACATTTAAAGTGATCATGTCGACGGCGATGCTTGCCGAGAACGCGTTCCCGCAGGATAAAGTGATAGAGTGCACCGGATTGCTGAAATACGGCGACCGTACGTTTCACTGCCACATCGGGCCGCCCGGACACGGTTATATGGATTTGAAAAACGGGCTTGCACAGTCGTGCAACGTTTATTACTGGACGATCGGTCGTGATTATCTCGGTATCGATCTGATTTCTTCTTATGCAAAAGAATTCGGACTCGGGCAGCCGCTGGATATCGATTTGCCGAGCCAGTCTGCGGGATTCATTCCTACGGCGCATTGGAAAGAACGGCGATACCATGAAAAATGGCTCGGCGGTGACACGATGAGTACGTCGATCGGGCAGGGGTACACGCTGGTAACGCCGCTGCATATGGCCGATGCCGTTGCCATGGTGGTGAACGAGGGAAAAATATACAAGCCGCATCTGCTCAAAGAAGTTCGTGATCCGGTTACCAATGATGTCATTTCCCGCGTTGAACCGGAAGTGCTGCATGAGTCAAGTATCGATTCTTCGGTGTGGAACACCGTGCAGGCCGACATGCGCTATACGGTTACGGACGGAACGGTACAGTTTCCTCTGAACAATAAAGTGGTTCAGATTGCTGGAAAATCCGGAACCGGTGAAGTCGCGCAGTATAAAAATCAGTGGCATTCCTGGTTCATCGCGTACGCACCGTACGACGCGCCGCCGGAAGACGCCGTTGTTACCGCCGTATTGGTTGAAGCCGTAAATCAGTGGGAATGGTGGGCACCGTATGCAACCAATATTATCATGCAGGGGATTTTTGCCAATCAGTCGTATGAAGAAGCGATCGATGCCCTCGGTTTCAGATATTTGACCCGTCCCGTGGGACGTCAGGAATAA
- a CDS encoding zinc ribbon domain-containing protein, which produces MDTKKARFFCENCNTEVRRDAKFCSKCGHFFASVRCPVCGKTGSPSIFKEGCPVCGYAVGTSDESDEAEKPIKSKLSRNLKKKIKSAFENAPIQDRPRSKDKNDQLPVWIYAVTGGILVALIVVLFRYSLF; this is translated from the coding sequence ATGGATACGAAAAAAGCCCGCTTTTTTTGCGAAAACTGCAACACCGAAGTACGGCGCGATGCGAAATTTTGCAGTAAGTGCGGGCATTTTTTTGCGTCGGTACGGTGCCCGGTCTGCGGCAAAACCGGCAGTCCGTCTATATTCAAAGAGGGCTGCCCGGTCTGCGGGTATGCCGTCGGAACGTCCGATGAAAGCGACGAAGCGGAAAAACCGATAAAAAGCAAATTATCCCGAAATCTCAAAAAGAAAATAAAATCGGCGTTTGAAAACGCTCCGATTCAAGACCGTCCGCGTTCCAAAGACAAGAACGATCAGCTGCCCGTATGGATATACGCCGTTACCGGCGGAATCCTCGTTGCACTGATCGTCGTTCTGTTCCGGTATTCGCTATTCTGA